One window of Phycisphaeraceae bacterium genomic DNA carries:
- a CDS encoding NAD-dependent succinate-semialdehyde dehydrogenase: protein MTTPPGDGQMAAHARFRTQNLIAGAWAGSHTGRTFAVSNPATDEHLADVPDCDEKDIARAIDAAVVAQRNWARMPAPERAKIIRRCADIMHDRIDDLATIMTLEQGKPIAEAAGEIRYAASFLVHAAGEAERVYGQTIPSSFEDKHILAIRQPVGVACAITPWNFPSAMITRKLGPALAAGCAMIVKPAELTPLSALALGDVCIDAGVPEGLVSIITGDAATIGKAMFADFRVRKISFTGSTEVGKILVRQSADNLQRLSLELGGHAPFIVFEDADIDAALDGAIACKYRNGGQTCICANRFIVHRSVHDAFVAGLVERSRALKVGIGTEKDANIGPLINDDAIEKVDRHVADARAKGATIHCGGERAKVNGGADRFYQPTVMTGITREMVCWNEETFGPVCPVMVFDDEDEAINLANDTEYGLAGYFYTRDASRLMRVAEALKFGVVGANDASPSTAQAPFGGVKMSGFGREGGHFGVSEYLDTKYVSWNVS, encoded by the coding sequence ATGACAACCCCACCGGGAGACGGGCAGATGGCAGCACATGCACGATTTCGGACGCAGAACCTCATCGCTGGCGCGTGGGCTGGCTCGCACACCGGTAGAACGTTCGCAGTGTCCAACCCCGCGACCGACGAACATCTTGCGGACGTTCCGGATTGCGATGAGAAGGACATTGCCCGCGCGATAGATGCTGCGGTTGTGGCACAGCGAAACTGGGCTCGCATGCCCGCGCCGGAACGGGCGAAGATCATCCGCAGGTGTGCTGACATCATGCACGACCGGATCGACGATCTCGCGACCATCATGACACTGGAGCAGGGAAAGCCGATCGCAGAAGCTGCGGGCGAGATCAGATACGCTGCGAGTTTTCTCGTCCACGCTGCGGGCGAAGCGGAGCGCGTGTACGGCCAGACGATCCCGAGTTCATTCGAGGACAAACACATCCTTGCGATCCGTCAGCCCGTTGGCGTTGCGTGCGCCATCACGCCGTGGAACTTCCCGTCTGCGATGATCACGCGCAAGCTCGGGCCTGCGCTTGCTGCGGGATGCGCAATGATCGTCAAGCCCGCGGAACTCACGCCATTGAGCGCGCTTGCGCTCGGTGATGTGTGCATCGACGCGGGTGTTCCCGAGGGATTGGTGTCGATCATCACGGGAGACGCTGCAACGATCGGGAAAGCGATGTTTGCGGATTTCCGCGTGCGGAAGATCAGTTTTACGGGGTCGACCGAGGTCGGGAAGATACTTGTTCGCCAGAGCGCGGACAATCTTCAGCGGCTCAGCCTGGAACTCGGCGGGCACGCGCCGTTCATCGTGTTTGAGGACGCGGACATCGATGCTGCGCTTGATGGCGCGATCGCGTGCAAGTATCGCAACGGCGGACAGACGTGCATCTGCGCGAATCGGTTCATCGTGCATCGCTCGGTGCATGATGCGTTCGTTGCTGGGCTGGTCGAGCGCTCGCGTGCGCTGAAGGTTGGCATTGGGACAGAGAAGGATGCGAACATCGGGCCGCTCATCAACGACGATGCGATCGAGAAGGTTGATCGACACGTTGCTGACGCGAGGGCAAAGGGCGCAACGATTCACTGCGGCGGCGAGCGGGCGAAGGTCAATGGCGGCGCGGATCGGTTCTATCAGCCGACCGTCATGACGGGGATCACGCGCGAGATGGTCTGCTGGAACGAGGAGACGTTCGGTCCGGTGTGCCCTGTCATGGTGTTCGACGACGAGGACGAGGCGATCAACCTCGCCAACGACACCGAGTACGGGCTCGCGGGGTATTTCTACACGCGGGACGCGTCACGCCTGATGCGGGTCGCTGAGGCGCTGAAGTTCGGCGTAGTCGGGGCGAACGACGCATCGCCATCCACTGCCCAGGCGCCGTTTGGCGGTGTCAAGATGTCCGGATTCGGGCGTGAGGGCGGGCATTTCGGCGTTTCCGAGTATCTCGACACGAAGTATGTTTCGTGGAACGTGTCGTAA
- a CDS encoding PEP-CTERM sorting domain-containing protein → MKHNGFTTIFVLAACTGAVCAQSSFQGIGFLSGAGHRSYPYDISGDGSTVVAYALDTNGAGQPARWTKSGGLESLGEIPGAWSLTANGEALGVNYDGSVITGSSPGALGREVFRWTQATGMVGLGDLNSLSITQAYGRAISDDGAVIVGQGDYSYGLPGPLYGESFRWTESSGLVGLGHLTSPPAQQYGIAMGCSSNGDVVVGWATTPNGTEAYRWTESAGMVGLGDVAGGAVDSGATACSADGNTVVGWVRTELRYEPAYWTESIGWTSLGTGWSAGIDNYAGDCTPDASVIVGALNITYGGVVGAEISGDAFIWDATNGMRNIKDELMLGGVTDVAGWTLLGASGVSHDGKTVAGIGINPQGEYEGWVATLSGDSACYADCDENGSLNIFDYICFGNAFAAGCP, encoded by the coding sequence ATGAAACACAACGGTTTCACAACGATCTTTGTTCTTGCAGCATGTACTGGGGCAGTCTGCGCTCAATCGAGTTTTCAGGGCATCGGGTTCCTATCAGGCGCAGGACACCGCAGCTATCCGTACGACATTTCCGGCGACGGATCGACTGTTGTTGCGTATGCGCTCGACACAAACGGCGCGGGCCAGCCAGCACGCTGGACCAAGTCTGGCGGGCTTGAATCACTTGGTGAAATTCCCGGGGCGTGGTCGCTGACAGCAAATGGCGAGGCGCTTGGCGTGAACTACGACGGGTCGGTCATTACAGGATCATCGCCCGGCGCGCTGGGGCGTGAAGTGTTCCGATGGACACAGGCGACCGGCATGGTTGGACTTGGCGATCTCAACTCGCTCTCGATCACACAGGCATACGGGCGTGCGATTTCTGATGATGGTGCTGTAATTGTCGGGCAGGGCGATTACAGCTACGGGCTTCCGGGACCGTTGTATGGCGAATCGTTCAGATGGACAGAATCGAGTGGGCTTGTGGGGCTTGGGCATCTGACTTCGCCGCCAGCGCAGCAGTATGGGATTGCGATGGGTTGCTCTTCAAACGGAGATGTTGTAGTTGGTTGGGCAACGACGCCGAACGGCACAGAAGCGTACCGATGGACAGAGTCTGCAGGCATGGTTGGGCTGGGTGATGTTGCGGGTGGTGCGGTTGATTCTGGTGCGACCGCGTGCTCTGCCGACGGCAACACAGTCGTGGGTTGGGTCAGAACAGAGCTTCGGTACGAGCCAGCGTACTGGACCGAGTCAATTGGCTGGACGAGTCTGGGGACAGGCTGGAGTGCTGGTATCGACAACTACGCTGGAGACTGCACGCCGGATGCGTCCGTGATTGTTGGTGCGCTGAATATCACATACGGTGGGGTGGTTGGTGCTGAGATTAGTGGCGACGCGTTTATCTGGGACGCAACAAATGGCATGCGCAATATCAAAGATGAACTGATGCTCGGCGGTGTGACCGATGTTGCGGGCTGGACGCTGCTTGGCGCATCAGGCGTATCGCATGACGGCAAAACAGTTGCTGGTATCGGCATCAATCCACAAGGCGAGTATGAGGGATGGGTTGCGACGCTCTCTGGCGACAGCGCCTGCTACGCGGACTGCGATGAAAATGGATCTCTCAATATCTTTGATTACATCTGTTTCGGGAATGCGTTCGCGGCCGGGTGTCCGTGA
- a CDS encoding spondin domain-containing protein: MMKTRIALSTAVGISLFMMPCVAHGQWNSRTYQVTFTAEWSAATHPTSFPPSPHFSGVVGGVHNSSTKLWEDGQLASPGIKSMAETGSKTQLLQEVNAMIGAGSALHAVSGSGIGLSPGSLTFQIEVRDDYPLVTIVSMIAPSPDWFVGTESLNLRPNGHWESEIVVDLFPWDAGTDTGANYTSANQATVPPVLISSLQGTSPFVGSPRLGTMTFTDLGYASGQCYPDCDTSAALNVFDYICFGNAYANLDPYVDCDQNGSLNIFDYICFGNAYANGCN, translated from the coding sequence ATGATGAAAACAAGAATCGCTTTATCAACGGCAGTTGGGATCTCATTGTTCATGATGCCGTGTGTCGCGCATGGCCAGTGGAACTCCAGGACATATCAAGTGACGTTTACCGCTGAGTGGAGTGCTGCGACACACCCGACATCGTTTCCGCCATCGCCCCATTTTTCTGGTGTTGTCGGTGGGGTTCACAACAGTTCGACGAAGCTCTGGGAGGATGGTCAGCTTGCATCGCCCGGGATCAAGTCGATGGCTGAGACGGGGAGCAAGACACAACTGCTTCAGGAAGTCAATGCGATGATTGGTGCGGGCTCAGCCTTGCATGCTGTGAGCGGAAGCGGGATCGGGCTTTCGCCTGGGTCGCTTACGTTCCAGATCGAGGTTCGTGACGACTACCCGCTCGTGACCATTGTGTCGATGATTGCGCCGAGTCCGGACTGGTTCGTCGGCACTGAATCGCTGAACTTGCGACCAAACGGACACTGGGAATCAGAGATTGTCGTTGACTTGTTCCCGTGGGATGCTGGCACAGACACCGGCGCAAACTACACGTCTGCAAACCAGGCAACAGTGCCACCTGTGTTGATCTCGTCGCTTCAGGGTACGAGTCCATTTGTTGGCAGTCCACGTCTCGGTACGATGACATTCACTGATTTGGGATATGCCTCTGGACAGTGCTATCCCGACTGTGACACTAGCGCCGCGCTGAACGTCTTCGACTACATCTGCTTCGGGAACGCGTACGCGAATCTTGATCCTTACGTCGATTGCGATCAGAACGGTTCGCTGAATATCTTCGACTATATTTGCTTTGGAAATGCGTATGCCAACGGTTGCAACTGA
- a CDS encoding flavin reductase yields MLASAFEDERGGTAVEWVHQCCTQPPMVAVSLRKGHAIEQLIRDSGAFSVAEVSTASMLVQKTFASTRIPDEDLDQFDALPHTTLTTGSPILMHCTFVVDCVMVRHIDLEDEYEMYVGRVVDAIALSRLPLPL; encoded by the coding sequence GTGTTGGCATCAGCATTCGAGGATGAACGCGGGGGCACCGCTGTTGAATGGGTGCATCAATGCTGCACCCAACCGCCGATGGTCGCGGTCTCCCTGCGCAAGGGACACGCGATCGAACAACTCATCCGCGACTCGGGCGCCTTCTCTGTTGCCGAGGTATCAACTGCAAGCATGCTTGTCCAGAAAACCTTCGCGAGCACACGCATCCCCGATGAGGATCTTGATCAGTTCGACGCGCTTCCGCACACAACGTTGACAACTGGCTCGCCCATACTCATGCACTGCACGTTTGTCGTCGACTGCGTGATGGTGCGTCACATTGATCTTGAGGATGAATATGAGATGTATGTGGGCCGTGTCGTTGACGCGATCGCGCTCAGTCGTTTACCACTACCGCTCTAG
- the tig gene encoding trigger factor → MADTATDSKNKVTIADAGPCAKKISIEIPADVVDANIGDSLATLAAEAQLPGFRKGKAPQSLIERKFGNHVREEAKNQLVASAYQEAVDEHKLKVIGEPTSETLKDIKLETGKPLKFEVEVEVLPEFELPKFEDLDIKKPKLEVTDAMVQEELDRICINEGDLESQDEASDGDYVTGHAIMTSAKDKEKEFYNINGAVVQIPTPDKEGKGMILGIAVDDLGKQVGHPKAGDKITIKAKGPDNHEVEDLRGTDVVIEYEIARVDRIIAADVSQLLGMFGFEDEEQFRNAIRSRLEQRVLIRQQTLMRQQVAKHLIDNTTMELPEKLSTAQARRKLDQQRYELMYRGVDQQKIEEHIGELRSQTTDMAQRELKLFFILNRVAEELDVKVTEAEINGRIAQLAMEQNQRPDKLRQQLIQHNQIGMIFNQIREHKTLDAIVAKGKIEEMDVDAFNNAMKELQPA, encoded by the coding sequence ATGGCAGATACCGCAACAGATTCCAAGAACAAGGTCACAATCGCCGACGCAGGACCTTGCGCAAAGAAGATCTCCATCGAGATTCCAGCGGACGTGGTCGATGCAAACATCGGCGATTCACTAGCAACACTCGCCGCCGAAGCTCAACTCCCGGGATTCCGCAAGGGCAAAGCTCCGCAATCACTTATCGAACGCAAGTTTGGTAACCATGTGCGTGAAGAAGCCAAAAACCAGCTCGTTGCATCCGCTTACCAGGAGGCGGTTGATGAGCACAAACTCAAGGTCATCGGTGAGCCCACAAGCGAAACACTGAAGGACATCAAACTCGAAACTGGCAAACCACTCAAGTTCGAGGTCGAAGTCGAGGTTCTCCCCGAGTTTGAGCTGCCGAAGTTCGAAGATCTTGATATCAAAAAGCCAAAGCTCGAAGTCACTGATGCAATGGTGCAGGAGGAACTCGATCGGATCTGCATCAACGAGGGCGATCTGGAATCACAAGATGAGGCCTCTGATGGCGACTATGTCACCGGTCATGCAATCATGACAAGCGCCAAGGACAAAGAGAAGGAGTTCTACAACATCAACGGCGCAGTTGTCCAGATTCCGACCCCTGACAAAGAGGGCAAAGGCATGATCCTCGGGATTGCTGTCGATGATCTCGGTAAGCAGGTTGGTCATCCCAAGGCTGGCGACAAAATCACCATCAAAGCCAAGGGCCCTGACAACCACGAGGTTGAGGATCTTCGTGGCACAGACGTCGTCATTGAGTATGAGATCGCGCGCGTCGACCGTATCATCGCCGCAGATGTTTCACAACTGCTCGGCATGTTCGGATTCGAGGACGAAGAACAGTTCAGGAATGCCATCAGATCACGTCTTGAGCAGCGCGTGCTGATCCGTCAGCAGACTCTCATGCGCCAGCAGGTTGCGAAGCACCTCATCGACAACACAACGATGGAGCTTCCCGAGAAGCTCTCGACAGCCCAGGCACGTCGCAAGCTCGATCAGCAGCGGTACGAACTTATGTACCGCGGCGTTGATCAGCAGAAGATTGAGGAGCACATCGGCGAGCTTCGCTCACAGACAACCGACATGGCCCAGCGCGAGCTTAAGCTGTTCTTCATTCTCAACAGAGTTGCGGAAGAACTCGACGTGAAGGTCACCGAAGCCGAGATCAATGGGCGCATCGCACAGCTCGCGATGGAACAAAACCAGCGCCCGGACAAGCTCCGCCAGCAGCTTATCCAGCACAATCAGATCGGCATGATATTCAACCAGATCCGCGAGCACAAGACACTCGACGCGATCGTTGCTAAGGGCAAGATTGAGGAGATGGATGTTGACGCGTTCAACAACGCGATGAAGGAACTCCAGCCGGCCTGA
- the mutS gene encoding DNA mismatch repair protein MutS, with protein sequence MPRRKQTTLTLTSASDDQAGSTRTMHSKGSEKDPYNSPAMQQYKKFKDRHPDCILLFRMGDFYELFGDDAIVASKAIGLTLTKRQNGIPMAGAPHHQLDTYLRKLIDQGFRVAVCDQLEDPKQAKGIVARGVTRVLTPGTLVDETLVADETPIRLASIAMDGNEAALAIVETSTGELLIAETTLDSFRDELVRLGVRELLFAAGTGNDEPSQQLARTCDAIDCALTPRAGWEFRSEEADEAIKSQFGVSSLAGFGMQTGSLATSACGALIRYLKQTQTGLDVAHSDGTHSRNTSNRSLSHLQAPRHITRSDRLVLDAVSLRALEIDRTIRTGQIDGSLVGVFLGPGKSGCETPMGKRLLAEWLRSPLRDLDAINTRQSCVATLVSDTRLASELRDQLDGIGDIARIAGRLALGRATPRDLVALGTSLSRIASLGSSLENAQSFVELRASLINVAQALIPLADEITSTCVDEPPVHLRDGGLIRDGIDAELDEARSLQRDAGAWLAQYQQKLISEFDLSTLKVGYNKIFGYYIELTSTQAKDAPPIFSRKQTLKNAERFITPELHEFEQRVATADARALQREQDLFDQLCTRACAHLDAMSTCASTIAAIDAIGCFAAVARKRGWTRPEICEKRTIDITQGRHPVLDELLEDRFVPNNTQLCAARNDESAALLALITGPNMGGKSTYIRQTALLVLLAHAGSFVPAERARIGLCDRIFTRVGADDALHEGQSTFMVEMAETAAILTQATDRSLVVLDEIGRGTSTLDGLSLAWSIVEYLARDSGPLTLFATHYHELTELEHTLRQHVRNLHVTVREWQGEIVFLHEIKPGCAGRSYGLHVAKLAGVPKDVVERARVMLDTLESQHAVTQLTAETGSAPTRKGSVQGTSHARTSQPSLFESAAPHPAVDRLREVKLDSLSPLAAFDTLRELLDLIKRS encoded by the coding sequence ATGCCGAGACGGAAACAGACAACGCTGACACTCACCTCCGCGAGCGACGATCAGGCAGGGTCTACGCGCACTATGCACAGTAAAGGCAGCGAAAAAGACCCATACAACTCGCCCGCGATGCAGCAGTACAAGAAGTTCAAGGATCGGCATCCCGACTGCATCCTGCTGTTCCGCATGGGCGATTTTTATGAACTCTTCGGCGACGACGCAATCGTCGCGTCCAAAGCCATCGGTCTCACACTGACCAAGCGCCAGAACGGCATCCCGATGGCTGGCGCGCCGCATCATCAGCTCGACACGTATCTGCGCAAGCTCATCGATCAGGGGTTCCGCGTTGCGGTGTGCGATCAGCTCGAAGATCCGAAGCAGGCAAAGGGCATCGTTGCGCGAGGTGTCACACGCGTGCTCACGCCCGGCACGCTCGTCGACGAGACACTGGTCGCCGACGAAACACCGATCAGACTCGCGTCCATCGCGATGGATGGAAACGAAGCTGCACTCGCGATCGTTGAGACATCGACCGGCGAGCTGCTGATCGCGGAAACAACACTCGACAGTTTCCGCGATGAACTGGTGCGTCTTGGCGTGCGCGAGCTGCTCTTCGCTGCTGGCACCGGGAACGATGAACCATCGCAGCAACTCGCGCGCACATGCGATGCGATCGACTGCGCACTGACACCACGTGCCGGGTGGGAGTTCCGATCGGAAGAGGCCGACGAGGCGATCAAGTCTCAGTTCGGCGTGTCATCGCTTGCGGGGTTCGGCATGCAGACCGGCTCACTCGCAACGAGCGCGTGCGGCGCACTCATCAGGTATCTCAAACAAACACAAACCGGGCTCGATGTTGCACATTCCGACGGCACACACTCACGCAACACGTCAAACCGCTCGCTCAGCCATCTCCAGGCGCCGCGCCACATCACGCGATCGGACAGGCTCGTCCTCGACGCGGTGAGCCTGCGCGCGCTGGAGATCGACCGGACCATCCGCACGGGCCAGATCGATGGCTCACTTGTTGGCGTCTTCCTCGGCCCCGGCAAATCCGGCTGCGAAACACCCATGGGCAAGCGACTGCTCGCGGAGTGGCTTCGCTCCCCACTGCGCGATCTTGACGCGATCAACACTCGCCAGTCGTGCGTCGCAACACTCGTCAGTGACACACGCCTTGCCAGCGAACTGCGCGATCAGCTCGACGGTATCGGCGACATCGCACGCATCGCTGGCAGGCTTGCGCTCGGCAGAGCAACGCCGCGAGACCTTGTCGCGCTCGGCACATCGCTGTCACGCATCGCCTCACTCGGATCATCGCTGGAAAATGCTCAGTCTTTCGTAGAACTGCGAGCATCCTTGATCAATGTCGCGCAAGCACTCATACCACTCGCTGACGAGATCACATCGACCTGTGTTGATGAGCCACCCGTCCATCTTCGTGATGGCGGACTCATCCGTGACGGCATCGACGCCGAGCTTGATGAAGCTCGCTCGCTCCAGCGCGACGCTGGTGCTTGGCTTGCGCAGTACCAGCAGAAGCTGATCAGTGAGTTCGACCTGAGCACACTCAAAGTCGGATACAACAAGATATTCGGGTACTACATCGAGCTGACCAGCACTCAGGCGAAAGATGCTCCACCCATCTTCTCTCGCAAGCAGACACTCAAGAATGCCGAGCGGTTCATCACGCCGGAACTGCACGAGTTCGAGCAGCGGGTTGCAACCGCGGACGCGCGTGCCCTCCAGCGCGAGCAGGATCTGTTTGATCAGCTCTGCACACGAGCATGCGCACACCTCGACGCGATGAGCACGTGCGCATCCACCATCGCAGCCATCGACGCGATCGGATGCTTCGCTGCGGTTGCGCGCAAGCGGGGTTGGACCAGACCCGAGATCTGCGAAAAACGCACGATCGACATCACGCAGGGTCGCCATCCGGTTCTTGACGAACTGCTCGAAGACCGTTTCGTTCCCAACAACACACAACTGTGCGCAGCACGGAACGACGAAAGTGCAGCGCTACTCGCGCTGATCACCGGCCCAAACATGGGCGGCAAGAGCACATACATTCGCCAGACAGCGCTCCTTGTGCTGCTCGCCCACGCGGGCTCATTCGTTCCGGCAGAACGCGCGCGCATCGGGTTGTGCGATCGCATCTTCACGCGCGTCGGCGCCGACGATGCGCTCCACGAGGGGCAGTCAACCTTCATGGTCGAGATGGCGGAAACCGCTGCCATCCTCACCCAGGCAACGGACCGGTCGCTGGTTGTGCTTGATGAGATTGGCAGGGGCACGAGCACGCTCGACGGGCTCAGCCTCGCGTGGTCCATCGTTGAATATCTCGCGCGTGACTCCGGGCCGCTCACGCTCTTTGCGACACACTACCACGAACTCACGGAACTCGAACACACACTCAGACAACACGTGCGCAATCTACATGTCACCGTGCGCGAGTGGCAGGGTGAGATCGTGTTTCTGCACGAGATCAAACCCGGATGCGCCGGCCGGTCGTACGGTTTGCACGTCGCAAAGCTTGCTGGCGTACCAAAGGATGTGGTTGAGCGTGCCCGCGTCATGCTCGACACATTAGAATCACAGCACGCTGTCACACAACTGACCGCTGAAACTGGATCTGCGCCAACAAGAAAAGGCTCGGTGCAAGGCACGTCACACGCACGCACCTCGCAACCAAGCCTCTTTGAATCTGCTGCGCCGCATCCTGCGGTCGACAGATTACGGGAAGTCAAGCTCGACAGTCTCAGTCCTCTTGCAGCATTCGACACGCTACGCGAACTGCTCGACTTGATCAAACGGAGCTAG
- a CDS encoding alpha/beta fold hydrolase, whose protein sequence is MRAVCDDPVMHVPGNIPARFSQFPKSLSDRAVLTRLGPDVPALLAHPDGETPVPVVLWLHGRSVFKELDPGRYLRWIRSGIAACAIDLPGHGERTIEGWNGPEHTLDVLEQVIGEIDDVIDDLSRSEHAHLYDTSRVAIGGMSAGGMAALRRLCEPHRFACAAVEATCGDLETMYFGDSERVVRTRTDDADTDRRSSWPIVHDRERVLKLSAMEHLSGFDPIPFLAIHSEADRVVPFDAQAKFIDALRSHYERSGSDASMIEFVHWTETGAPDEHNGFGNRANDAKNAQTSFFVKHLLER, encoded by the coding sequence ATGCGGGCAGTGTGTGATGATCCTGTCATGCACGTGCCCGGCAATATCCCCGCGAGATTCAGTCAGTTTCCGAAGTCACTCTCTGATCGTGCGGTGTTGACGCGTCTTGGCCCTGATGTGCCTGCGCTGCTTGCGCACCCTGATGGAGAAACGCCAGTTCCTGTTGTGCTCTGGCTGCACGGACGGAGTGTGTTCAAGGAACTCGATCCAGGCCGATATTTGCGCTGGATCCGGAGCGGAATCGCTGCGTGTGCGATTGATCTGCCGGGGCACGGTGAACGCACGATCGAGGGCTGGAATGGGCCGGAGCACACGCTCGATGTTCTTGAGCAGGTGATTGGTGAGATTGACGACGTGATAGACGATCTTTCACGCTCGGAGCATGCGCACTTGTATGACACGTCGCGCGTTGCGATCGGTGGGATGTCCGCAGGCGGTATGGCTGCGCTGCGAAGACTGTGCGAGCCGCACCGGTTTGCGTGCGCAGCTGTCGAAGCAACGTGCGGCGATCTTGAAACAATGTACTTTGGTGATAGTGAGCGTGTTGTGCGCACAAGGACGGATGATGCGGATACGGATCGCCGGTCCTCGTGGCCGATTGTGCATGATAGAGAACGTGTGTTGAAACTCAGCGCAATGGAACATCTCAGTGGGTTCGATCCAATCCCATTCCTCGCAATCCATTCGGAAGCTGATCGTGTTGTGCCGTTTGATGCGCAGGCAAAGTTTATTGATGCATTGCGATCACACTATGAACGCAGCGGGTCAGATGCATCGATGATCGAGTTTGTTCATTGGACAGAAACCGGTGCGCCGGACGAGCACAACGGATTCGGGAATCGTGCAAACGATGCAAAGAACGCGCAGACATCATTCTTTGTGAAACATCTGCTAGAGCGGTAG
- the crcB gene encoding fluoride efflux transporter CrcB, producing the protein MAGFQQVAAVAVGGSIGALARYATTSVALKLGLNDPRWATLCVNVIGCVAIGWLLEGILGDRPPQDPTKLMLVTGLLGSLTTFSTFGYETWSWLSTGKLIAAGCWILANVVLGLVGVWIGTLIGGTVPGTGTPA; encoded by the coding sequence ATGGCTGGGTTCCAACAAGTTGCGGCTGTTGCAGTGGGCGGAAGCATTGGCGCTCTCGCACGGTACGCCACCACATCAGTTGCTCTGAAACTCGGGCTCAATGACCCCCGATGGGCAACACTGTGTGTCAACGTCATTGGTTGCGTGGCAATTGGCTGGCTGCTTGAGGGCATCCTCGGCGATCGTCCACCACAGGATCCAACCAAACTCATGCTCGTGACCGGCCTCCTGGGTTCACTGACAACGTTTTCAACGTTTGGTTATGAGACGTGGTCGTGGCTATCAACCGGAAAGCTCATCGCAGCAGGATGCTGGATTCTTGCCAATGTGGTCCTCGGACTTGTCGGAGTCTGGATCGGAACATTGATCGGCGGCACTGTGCCGGGCACGGGCACGCCAGCCTGA
- a CDS encoding N-acetyltransferase codes for MRSPRLLTPEDADAFCELRRRALVDTPWAFIGAPGDDPASNPVHMKEYLAGLEQCVAGMFDPDEPAKLVSVAGISRVDRVKARHRAYVWGVYTDPAHRGRGYGKAVMRAAIDVARSWDGVEVIGLSASANSPDAVAVYQACGFAVWGVEKDAIRLDAKPYDEVYMQLDLM; via the coding sequence ATGCGATCACCACGCCTGCTCACGCCAGAGGATGCCGATGCATTCTGCGAACTGCGCAGGCGCGCACTTGTCGATACACCATGGGCGTTCATCGGTGCGCCGGGTGATGACCCAGCTTCCAATCCGGTTCACATGAAGGAGTATCTCGCTGGTCTTGAGCAGTGTGTTGCTGGCATGTTTGACCCCGATGAACCAGCAAAGCTTGTCTCTGTTGCTGGGATCAGTCGTGTCGATCGAGTCAAAGCGAGGCATCGCGCGTATGTGTGGGGGGTGTACACCGATCCTGCACACCGAGGCCGAGGGTATGGGAAGGCAGTGATGCGCGCAGCGATTGATGTTGCACGATCGTGGGATGGAGTTGAGGTCATCGGGCTGTCAGCATCAGCAAACTCGCCCGACGCAGTTGCTGTCTATCAGGCGTGCGGGTTTGCGGTGTGGGGTGTCGAGAAAGACGCGATTCGTCTTGATGCCAAGCCGTACGACGAGGTGTACATGCAACTCGATCTGATGTGA